The genomic segment GTCCACCCGAGTCGGCGCCGTGCAGGCATTAAAAGCACAAGGTTTAAAAGTAAAAGAAATACAAGATTTTGGAAGATGGTTAAGCCCTGTGATGCCATCGCAATACCTGGGATGGCAACACAAAGCTGAGCAAGAAAAGCTCAAGTTCGTTAAGTTGCGGCCGTGGGATTAGGCCTGAGTGGCCGCCACAATTCGATCGACCAAAAACTGGCTAAAGCGATGACCATGGTTTTCTAACATCTTAGGAAACATGGAGATTGGCGTCATCCCAGGGAAGGTATTGACTTCATTCATGTACACCTCACCTTCTGGGGTTAAAAAGAAATCAACACGAGCTAAATCTTTAAGTTTCATTTGGGTAAACACTACTGCCGCATAGTGTTTGATTTTATCCACTTGCTCGCTCGACAAGTTTTTCGCTTCAACGTCGGTTCGTGCATGACTGCTTGAGCTGTATTTTTCTTCATAGCTGTAGAAAGTGTCACTGGCCACCACGATTTCACCTGGGTAAGTGACATGCAGTTCGCCATTAAATTGATACACCGCCACTTCTAGCTCACGAGGCTTAACCGCTTTCTCAATCAAGACTTGATCACTAAAGCCAAAGGCTTGCTCGATAGCGTGATTCAGCTGAGATAATTCACTCACTTTATAACAGCCCACCGACGAGCCTTGTGATGCGGCTTTGACAAACACCTCGCCCCACTGCTTGAAAAACGATTCGGCTTTAGCGTGAGAGTCTTCCTCTGGTGAGGTTAAGAACAAATACGGCGTATTAGGAATGCCTAACGTGTCATACCACAGCTTTGACGTAATCTTATTAAAACTATTGCTACTCGCCTCAGGTCCACAGCCGAGATAAGGCAGATTTGCCAATTTAAACAGTGACTGTATATCCCCTGTTTCACCGGGAAAACCGTGAATACAGGGAATGATATAATCAATAGGCCATTGCTGATCTTGCCAACAAATCGCCCGGCGGTGTAGGTCGAAAGTGACAGGGTTACTTTCTACATCAAGCCAATGGTCTTTTTCGATGATTACCTGTTTTACCGTAATGTCATCGACCTGAGACAATTGCTGCGCGATATACTGTGCCGATAGCAAAGAGATTTCGTGCTCTGAGCCTGAGCCGCCACACAAAAGTAACACATTTTTATTCATTAACTGTCTTTCCATTCCTAATTCTCTACCGACATAATAGTGATTTGACCGCAGAGGTACAGCAAATTTGACCTATTGTGGCAACAAGGCGGCGCAGTTGACGAATGCTTAACCGCCTCATGCACTGACAGAGCCAATATTGAGCGGCCAACCAAGGTACAGCGTCTATTGGTCACTGCCAGAGCCGCGTTAATTGACTTTGTTCAAGGTTGGGAATTGAGAATTTTTGATCCCATCAATGCTTTTCACAAAAGGCTTAAGGGTCTGAAACTGAGACGGTAAAGTATTAATCGCCGCTTTAGCTTCAGTACTGGTTGCATAATCACCATACAGCACGGCGTACCACTTAGTACCATTGACCACTTTGTAGTTTTCCCAAATGGGCTGCTGGCCTTGAGGTAACTGCTGTACAAAGCGATTGGCCTTTTGTTGTGAACCAACCGCCACCACCTGAATCGTATAACCAAAACGCGATACTTGTTGTTTTTGTTTCTCAGTGGGTGGTGTTAAGGAAACGGTATTCGCCTTACTCGTTGCTGGCGTTGTCACCGTTTGACGTGTGACCTGAGTCTTTTGCGTCATGGCAGTTTTAGATTGACTCACCGCAGGTTGCTGCGTCGAAGGGCTCGATGAAGGCACCAAAGGTTTTAATGCGCTGGATTCGTTGGCGGTTTTTGCCGTCAACGGTTGCGAAATCGTATCGGTGTCGTAAGTTTCGCGCTGACTTTCACTGGTGACATCGGTGAGATAGGTTTCGGATGCACAAGCACTGACTAATAACGTCAAACTTATCGTTGCTATTTTTTTCATAAGGTCACTATAGTGTTTTTAAAAAGATACCAATAAATCATGCCGATACTGTTCAAGTTAATCAAGTACTAAGGGCTTAAATCCCACCGGTAAGCTGTGATTTATCACACAAACTATCAAGACAATTCTTCGTACAATAGCTTTGGTGCCACTTTTTTATCAGCCGACCAATTCGGGAGAACCAATGACTCGCTTACAGACTTTATTTAACCCAAACAGTATTGCGGTCATTGGCGCGTCAAACCGCCCTCACCGTGCCGGTCATGTGGTGATTCGCAATTTACTCGCCGGGGAGTTTAGCGGCGTGGTCTACCCAGTTACGCCCAACT from the Vibrio sp. HB236076 genome contains:
- a CDS encoding SPOR domain-containing protein → MKKIATISLTLLVSACASETYLTDVTSESQRETYDTDTISQPLTAKTANESSALKPLVPSSSPSTQQPAVSQSKTAMTQKTQVTRQTVTTPATSKANTVSLTPPTEKQKQQVSRFGYTIQVVAVGSQQKANRFVQQLPQGQQPIWENYKVVNGTKWYAVLYGDYATSTEAKAAINTLPSQFQTLKPFVKSIDGIKNSQFPTLNKVN
- a CDS encoding D-alanine--D-alanine ligase, producing the protein MNKNVLLLCGGSGSEHEISLLSAQYIAQQLSQVDDITVKQVIIEKDHWLDVESNPVTFDLHRRAICWQDQQWPIDYIIPCIHGFPGETGDIQSLFKLANLPYLGCGPEASSNSFNKITSKLWYDTLGIPNTPYLFLTSPEEDSHAKAESFFKQWGEVFVKAASQGSSVGCYKVSELSQLNHAIEQAFGFSDQVLIEKAVKPRELEVAVYQFNGELHVTYPGEIVVASDTFYSYEEKYSSSSHARTDVEAKNLSSEQVDKIKHYAAVVFTQMKLKDLARVDFFLTPEGEVYMNEVNTFPGMTPISMFPKMLENHGHRFSQFLVDRIVAATQA